The proteins below come from a single Deinococcus multiflagellatus genomic window:
- a CDS encoding DUF3105 domain-containing protein has product MKRLLLLALTAFLAACNQTGGEIEGVKSFKFEGGAHKPGRLEYAQRPPAGGEHNSSWQNCGVYERPIYDEYAVHSMEHGAVWVSYQPNLSTSQVLQLRETLDGRTYTLLSPHETQKAPIVLSAWNKQLEVQDASDPRIKAFVQTYEQGGEAPEIGASCSGAYDDTV; this is encoded by the coding sequence ATGAAACGACTGCTGCTGCTGGCCCTCACCGCCTTTCTCGCTGCCTGTAATCAGACCGGGGGTGAGATTGAGGGCGTCAAGAGTTTCAAGTTCGAGGGCGGCGCCCATAAGCCCGGCCGCCTGGAGTACGCGCAGCGCCCACCGGCGGGAGGCGAACACAACTCATCGTGGCAAAACTGCGGCGTCTATGAGCGGCCCATCTACGACGAGTACGCGGTGCACAGCATGGAGCACGGGGCAGTCTGGGTCTCGTATCAGCCGAACCTGAGCACCAGCCAGGTGCTGCAACTCCGGGAGACCCTGGATGGACGCACCTACACCCTGCTCTCGCCCCATGAGACACAAAAGGCCCCCATCGTCCTCAGTGCGTGGAACAAGCAACTGGAGGTGCAAGACGCCTCGGACCCCCGGATCAAAGCGTTCGTCCAGACCTATGAGCAGGGCGGTGAAGCACCAGAGATTGGAGCCTCGTGCAGCGGCGCGTACGACGACACGGTCTGA
- a CDS encoding DUF305 domain-containing protein — MQRRVRRHGLIRWGGAALATAALGAGLAVAWPAPPREPSADVAFARDMAAHHAQAVNMSVTLLRRAADPEVRLLAQDILLTQQAQIGQMQGWLMAWGRPLAGREAPMKGMDRSAMGMAPAGEEAALNTLPVTTAETRFLLLMRRHHQGGVAMATSALNAVRRPEVRAFAQRVVSAQTTEILAIDALLGGRKVTVPSTAPSHSMDTMDHE, encoded by the coding sequence GTGCAGCGGCGCGTACGACGACACGGTCTGATTCGCTGGGGAGGCGCGGCGCTGGCCACCGCCGCTCTGGGTGCCGGTCTGGCCGTCGCCTGGCCGGCGCCGCCCCGCGAGCCCAGTGCGGACGTGGCCTTCGCCCGCGATATGGCGGCCCACCACGCCCAGGCCGTGAACATGAGTGTCACCCTCCTGAGGCGCGCGGCCGACCCCGAAGTGCGCCTGCTGGCCCAGGACATTCTGCTGACCCAGCAGGCGCAGATCGGGCAGATGCAGGGCTGGCTGATGGCCTGGGGCCGGCCGCTGGCCGGGCGGGAGGCGCCCATGAAGGGCATGGACCGTTCGGCCATGGGCATGGCGCCAGCAGGTGAAGAGGCCGCGCTGAACACCTTGCCGGTGACCACCGCTGAGACCCGCTTTCTGCTGCTCATGCGCCGGCACCATCAGGGGGGCGTGGCCATGGCCACGTCGGCTCTGAACGCGGTGCGCCGCCCGGAGGTGCGGGCGTTTGCACAGCGGGTGGTGAGCGCCCAGACCACAGAAATCCTGGCCATCGACGCGTTGCTTGGGGGCCGCAAGGTCACCGT